One genomic window of Leptospira perdikensis includes the following:
- a CDS encoding LPS-assembly protein LptD, whose protein sequence is MEILAQDINGLKLLFPDASGPSKNSQEDERKQTTAQVQRGLVRKSVDAMSDREVEDNLRNLGLNPSGTIYTKRERLREALVPAEEQTLTPEALLSSQPKKDPPIQIQNAAEGQLLNIDKTKGGVLVLRGKVRLKIRSGELVADSVSIDANRQEIYAEGGVEYKDGSAKVNGDRMIYDLKINQGVVYNSKLSMFPSFFIGQKLKRLDEKRYLLEMGYFTACNAELPHESFQARKIFIHDDKSVVAYSVSYKVGGTSLFWLPVLYNSESGNGVTTQVGKNNTQGWFWQNSYQWSDSYPNSIFLANGYKFRFDMYEKTGQAAQLEMWKVSPILNYNINLGYANYKNNAITPVYEDRFKNGGVGNVAVTNNVDRGEMFPNTGLPYRNTGVNYDPWWKTDIRLNAKFNDFSRDYTRNVQVQYENYSNRQFDYEFGNRYQPSNSLQSLYTYRDVRFGLIRNMLNWNLNYTENRGDLSVGFSMSRTLVYQIQANQYFAAQDTLPAVTIRNSSNIGLVPGTSSPIYWDLLFQTNINRIYGAPQQRTNPTTGVVDPRSQYQDFVLRSQTNVIGETGFRSPIAMGTYMSFTPSVYMGATKQTVEYPGSGNDLNSPDRDVNKAYATMLKQQSYQYVRQSHTARIGIPEIFLSTTYRRLDADKAEAKDPILGNLRQHEAEFALESYALNDWDISVRTIRDLRQFSSTYNPGLTNMQRWYYTVVRVGGFFDFVDGFTTRRPSLLERKRNFYSGVFINNDYVHHTPQNRSLSNNLTVSYKMGGFSWPIIRAFRSLEVGSTWYHVYKDSYLDSYRFFFKTDVKVTRYSGVELELDSRVTEPWRLTALAQGQFYAMNTSPELYTSQTGTNYDQTTIWEDLAAGTGAQGQTERQKTVFNINRFMMTLKLDLHNWEYRLGYSMNLRALPGGLTMNNQLTFYDQSVYFSVNLTNFSFADSASAQATRVRLYRFRKRPLDGTSTDLTD, encoded by the coding sequence ATGGAAATTCTGGCGCAGGATATCAATGGGCTAAAACTTCTTTTTCCCGATGCTTCTGGACCGTCCAAAAACTCCCAAGAGGACGAAAGAAAACAAACAACAGCCCAAGTACAACGAGGGCTGGTTCGAAAGTCTGTCGATGCCATGTCTGATCGCGAAGTAGAAGATAACCTTCGCAATTTAGGACTAAATCCATCTGGAACCATTTATACAAAAAGAGAAAGACTGAGAGAGGCTCTAGTTCCAGCAGAAGAACAAACGTTAACTCCTGAAGCACTCCTGAGTTCCCAACCGAAAAAAGACCCACCAATTCAAATCCAAAATGCGGCTGAAGGCCAACTTTTGAATATCGACAAAACCAAAGGTGGTGTTCTCGTACTTCGTGGTAAAGTGCGACTTAAAATCAGGTCTGGAGAACTTGTTGCGGATTCCGTTTCTATTGATGCCAACCGCCAAGAGATTTATGCCGAAGGTGGTGTGGAATACAAAGATGGAAGCGCCAAAGTAAACGGCGACCGAATGATCTATGATTTAAAGATCAACCAAGGTGTAGTTTATAATTCGAAACTCAGTATGTTTCCTTCTTTTTTCATTGGTCAAAAGTTAAAACGGTTAGATGAAAAACGTTATCTTTTGGAGATGGGATACTTTACTGCTTGTAATGCGGAACTACCTCATGAGTCGTTTCAAGCTCGTAAAATCTTTATACACGATGATAAGTCCGTTGTTGCTTATAGTGTTTCCTATAAAGTAGGTGGCACATCATTATTTTGGTTACCTGTTTTATACAATTCCGAATCAGGAAATGGAGTTACAACTCAAGTTGGTAAAAACAATACCCAAGGTTGGTTTTGGCAAAACTCCTACCAATGGTCAGATTCTTATCCTAATAGTATCTTCCTTGCCAACGGTTATAAATTTAGATTCGATATGTATGAAAAAACGGGGCAAGCTGCTCAGTTAGAGATGTGGAAAGTCTCTCCAATTTTGAATTACAATATCAATCTCGGTTATGCGAATTATAAAAACAACGCAATCACCCCCGTTTATGAAGATCGTTTTAAAAATGGAGGTGTTGGCAACGTTGCTGTTACCAATAACGTAGATCGCGGAGAGATGTTTCCAAACACCGGACTTCCCTATCGCAATACAGGCGTTAATTACGACCCTTGGTGGAAAACAGACATTCGGTTAAATGCAAAATTTAACGATTTTTCTCGTGATTATACAAGAAACGTTCAAGTACAATACGAAAATTATAGTAATCGTCAATTTGATTATGAATTTGGAAACAGATACCAACCATCTAATTCATTACAATCTTTATATACATATAGAGATGTAAGATTTGGACTCATTCGTAACATGCTCAACTGGAACTTAAATTATACGGAAAACCGGGGAGATTTGAGTGTCGGATTTTCAATGAGCAGAACTCTCGTTTACCAAATCCAAGCGAACCAGTACTTTGCAGCACAGGATACTTTACCTGCAGTAACTATTAGAAACTCAAGTAATATTGGACTTGTCCCTGGAACTAGTAGTCCAATCTATTGGGACTTACTTTTCCAAACCAATATCAATCGAATTTATGGTGCTCCCCAACAGAGAACCAATCCTACAACAGGCGTTGTGGACCCAAGAAGTCAATACCAAGACTTCGTCTTAAGATCACAAACCAATGTGATCGGGGAAACAGGTTTTAGATCACCGATTGCTATGGGTACATATATGTCCTTTACGCCATCAGTTTATATGGGTGCCACAAAACAAACAGTGGAGTATCCTGGATCAGGAAATGATTTAAATAGCCCCGACCGGGATGTGAACAAAGCTTATGCCACGATGTTAAAACAACAATCTTATCAGTATGTAAGGCAATCACATACGGCTCGGATAGGAATTCCTGAAATATTTTTATCTACTACATATCGTCGTTTGGATGCAGACAAAGCAGAGGCAAAAGATCCTATCCTTGGAAACTTACGTCAACATGAAGCAGAATTTGCATTAGAAAGTTACGCACTCAATGACTGGGATATCTCAGTGAGAACCATTCGTGATTTGCGTCAATTCTCATCTACCTATAATCCGGGTCTTACCAATATGCAAAGATGGTATTATACTGTAGTACGAGTGGGTGGGTTCTTTGATTTCGTAGATGGATTTACAACGCGTAGACCAAGTCTTCTTGAAAGAAAAAGAAACTTTTATTCTGGTGTATTTATTAACAACGATTACGTACATCACACTCCGCAAAATCGTTCACTTTCAAATAACCTAACTGTTTCTTATAAAATGGGGGGATTTTCATGGCCCATTATTAGAGCCTTTCGTAGTTTAGAAGTAGGGTCTACTTGGTATCATGTATACAAAGACAGTTATTTAGATAGTTATCGTTTTTTCTTTAAAACGGATGTGAAAGTAACTAGATATTCTGGCGTTGAATTAGAACTCGATTCTCGAGTCACCGAACCTTGGAGGCTCACTGCTCTGGCCCAAGGCCAGTTTTATGCAATGAATACGAGCCCCGAGTTGTACACCTCACAAACAGGTACTAACTATGACCAAACCACCATTTGGGAAGATTTAGCTGCAGGAACCGGAGCACAAGGACAAACAGAAAGACAAAAAACTGTTTTCAACATCAACAGGTTTATGATGACTTTGAAACTCGACTTACACAACTGGGAATACCGTCTGGGATACAGTATGAATTTACGGGCATTACCTGGAGGTCTCACAATGAACAACCAATTGACTTTTTATGACCAGTCAGTATACTTCTCTGTGAACTTAACCAATTTCAGTTTTGCAGATTCTGCATCGGCACAAGCGACACGTGTTCGATTATACAGATTCCGTAAACGTCCTCTTGACGGAACCTCTACAGACTTAACGGACTAA
- a CDS encoding MORN repeat-containing protein, with protein sequence MKLSVRICGLFLLPMFLACASQDTKDADSSNQDTKTNSRNANLEDPEKGGKKFGCIEGNCVNGIGKYVYDNGDTYTGSFKNDLREGTGSFLYTDGEKFSGTYAEDKKQGPGEYNFKNGDKYVGEFQNGQINGKGTYSFKDGKSVSGDFTSDGQEGIGVLTDDGKARNCKIAGRKLLCE encoded by the coding sequence ATGAAATTATCCGTTCGCATTTGTGGGCTTTTTCTTTTGCCAATGTTTTTGGCTTGTGCATCGCAGGATACAAAAGATGCCGATTCATCCAACCAAGATACAAAAACAAATTCACGAAATGCCAATTTGGAAGATCCAGAAAAAGGTGGAAAGAAGTTTGGTTGTATTGAAGGAAACTGTGTGAATGGAATCGGCAAATATGTTTATGACAATGGCGACACCTATACTGGTTCTTTTAAAAATGACCTAAGAGAAGGTACTGGAAGTTTTCTCTACACAGATGGTGAGAAGTTTAGTGGAACTTATGCAGAAGACAAAAAACAGGGCCCAGGAGAATACAATTTCAAAAACGGGGACAAATACGTAGGCGAATTTCAAAACGGACAAATCAATGGGAAAGGAACTTATAGTTTCAAAGATGGCAAGTCTGTATCTGGTGACTTCACTTCCGATGGTCAAGAAGGAATCGGTGTCCTTACTGACGATGGTAAAGCCCGAAATTGTAAAATCGCAGGAAGAAAACTTCTCTGCGAATAA
- a CDS encoding ATP-dependent helicase, translated as MNEDLNEAQNSVILSPPGPILVVAGAGTGKTNTIVHKLASLVQSGIDPSSLLLLTFTRRAAKEMLNRASGLHDSRMFSVQGGTFHSFCHQFLRKFSLAVSLGSNFTILDEDDAVSLVGMARDQVVSKQSKVRFPKKETLAEIFSGCFNLQISLEKLLQKDYPMFLGLTKEIQEIKSKFTELKLKHNSLDFDDLLDFTRKILMEEESIREKVGLQYKYILVDEYQDTNRVQAHIACLLASKHQNILVVGDDAQCIYGFRGANVHNMLDFPKIFPKTQIIHLTDNYRSTQPVLDLANAVLAESKENYKKSLVAHSKHIQDKPKHIKFESAEEEATWITDQILELYENHIPLTEIAVLFRAGYISNLLEVKLSAKQIPFRKYGGKRFLDLAHVKDLLSYLRIIDNPKDILSWNRVLLLEKSIGKKYAQVLYKNLETHNFQYEVIENSPTFFLGIPDLAKTSFQNLIQLFKSQNLNLGNSMGIVEAVLSHYFPILEMEYDDFDKRKQDLDSFKILAKSSPHLSDYLANLTLDPTEREDTNAPDSEEDEFLTLSTIHSAKGLEWKYVFTMQVVEGSMPSSRIKTVQDLEEERRLFYVAITRAKQGLFLTSPIFSDKSRLMTVSRFLIDLPNLKDIVDEVIPKPLETSPMKPDTSTENDRFQDIQRYFLN; from the coding sequence GTGAATGAGGATTTAAACGAAGCCCAAAATTCGGTCATTCTGTCTCCTCCAGGCCCCATCTTAGTCGTTGCGGGAGCCGGGACTGGAAAAACAAACACGATTGTTCATAAATTGGCATCTCTAGTTCAGAGTGGGATTGATCCAAGTTCCCTCCTCCTTCTCACCTTCACAAGAAGGGCAGCAAAAGAAATGTTAAATCGTGCCAGCGGGTTACACGATTCACGTATGTTCTCCGTTCAAGGGGGAACCTTCCATTCTTTTTGCCATCAGTTCCTTCGAAAGTTTTCCCTAGCCGTATCCCTAGGTTCCAATTTTACGATTTTGGATGAAGATGATGCCGTGAGTCTTGTCGGAATGGCCCGGGACCAAGTGGTTTCCAAACAGTCAAAAGTCCGTTTTCCTAAGAAAGAAACCTTAGCCGAGATTTTTTCTGGTTGTTTCAATTTGCAGATTTCTTTAGAAAAACTGCTTCAAAAAGACTACCCTATGTTTCTTGGTCTTACAAAAGAAATCCAAGAAATCAAATCCAAATTTACAGAACTCAAACTCAAACACAATTCATTAGACTTTGATGATCTTTTGGATTTTACTCGTAAGATACTAATGGAAGAAGAATCCATTCGAGAAAAAGTTGGATTACAATATAAATACATTCTTGTTGATGAATACCAAGATACAAATCGTGTCCAGGCACATATTGCTTGTTTACTGGCAAGTAAACACCAAAACATTCTTGTGGTTGGAGACGACGCACAGTGTATCTACGGGTTTCGCGGTGCCAATGTTCATAATATGTTGGATTTCCCAAAAATTTTTCCAAAGACTCAAATAATTCACCTAACAGATAACTATCGGAGTACCCAACCTGTTTTGGATTTGGCTAACGCTGTATTAGCAGAGAGTAAAGAAAATTATAAAAAAAGTTTGGTTGCCCATTCAAAACATATCCAAGACAAACCAAAACATATCAAATTTGAATCTGCTGAAGAAGAAGCAACATGGATAACCGATCAAATTTTGGAATTGTATGAAAATCATATTCCTTTGACAGAAATTGCGGTTCTTTTTCGTGCGGGATACATCTCCAATCTTTTGGAAGTTAAACTAAGCGCTAAACAAATTCCCTTTAGAAAATACGGAGGGAAACGATTTTTGGACTTAGCACATGTAAAAGATTTACTTTCTTATTTACGTATTATTGATAATCCGAAAGACATTTTATCTTGGAATCGAGTTTTGCTTTTAGAAAAAAGTATTGGTAAGAAGTATGCACAAGTTCTTTATAAAAATTTGGAAACACATAACTTTCAATATGAAGTTATCGAAAACTCTCCTACATTTTTTTTGGGAATTCCTGATTTGGCAAAAACTTCCTTTCAAAACCTAATCCAACTTTTTAAATCCCAAAACCTAAATTTAGGAAATAGTATGGGCATCGTAGAAGCTGTCCTTTCTCACTATTTTCCAATTTTAGAAATGGAATATGATGATTTTGATAAAAGGAAACAAGATTTGGATTCTTTTAAGATTCTAGCCAAATCATCACCACATCTTTCCGATTATTTAGCAAACCTTACACTCGATCCTACAGAAAGAGAGGATACAAACGCACCAGACTCGGAAGAAGATGAATTTTTAACTCTTTCTACCATCCACTCTGCTAAAGGTTTGGAGTGGAAATATGTTTTTACCATGCAAGTGGTGGAAGGAAGTATGCCGAGCTCTCGAATCAAAACTGTCCAAGACCTAGAAGAAGAACGTAGGTTATTTTATGTAGCCATCACTCGAGCCAAACAGGGTTTATTTCTCACTTCTCCGATTTTTTCTGATAAAAGCAGGTTAATGACTGTCAGTCGATTCCTTATAGACTTACCAAACTTAAAAGATATAGTAGATGAAGTCATTCCAAAACCATTGGAAACTTCTCCAATGAAACCCGATACTTCTACTGAAAACGACCGGTTCCAAGACATCCAAAGATACTTTTTGAATTGA
- a CDS encoding M48 family metallopeptidase — protein sequence MIRIFSFCSVVVFLIHCSTSPTGRRQILLVKDAEMNEMGNTAFSELKTKTPTDSSTSANSYVNCIVSAELAVTSDTTGVESWEVVVFKDNTPNAFALPGGKIGVHTGMFAVAKNKDQLAAVIGHEIGHVIARHGNERVSQNQLAGGSVKILESLGKPTVAGALGMGAKFGILLPFSREHESEADLIGLELMAKSGFDPRESVTLWKNMSALGGSKPNELLSTHPSDATRMKNLNAAMANAIALFEAAKAEGKKPNCHL from the coding sequence ATGATTCGAATTTTTAGCTTTTGTTCAGTGGTAGTTTTTTTAATCCACTGTAGTACTTCCCCAACGGGAAGAAGACAAATCCTTCTTGTAAAAGATGCAGAAATGAATGAGATGGGTAACACTGCATTTTCCGAATTAAAAACAAAAACACCAACCGATTCCAGTACTTCTGCCAACTCCTACGTAAACTGCATTGTCTCTGCAGAACTTGCCGTAACTTCCGATACAACGGGAGTCGAATCATGGGAAGTAGTTGTTTTTAAAGATAATACCCCTAATGCCTTCGCTCTTCCTGGCGGGAAAATAGGGGTCCATACAGGAATGTTCGCGGTAGCAAAAAACAAAGACCAACTAGCAGCCGTCATCGGACACGAAATAGGTCATGTGATTGCTCGCCATGGAAATGAACGTGTCTCTCAAAACCAATTGGCTGGTGGTTCTGTAAAAATTTTAGAAAGTCTGGGAAAACCAACTGTGGCAGGCGCTCTCGGAATGGGTGCAAAATTTGGAATCCTCTTACCGTTTTCTAGAGAACATGAATCGGAAGCAGATTTGATTGGACTCGAACTGATGGCAAAATCTGGATTTGATCCGAGAGAGAGTGTTACACTTTGGAAGAATATGAGTGCTCTTGGTGGATCAAAACCTAATGAATTGTTATCCACTCATCCGTCTGACGCAACGAGAATGAAAAATCTGAATGCAGCAATGGCAAATGCTATCGCGTTATTTGAAGCAGCTAAGGCAGAAGGAAAAAAACCCAACTGCCATTTGTAA
- a CDS encoding EAL domain-containing protein, with product MGSPISVLILENDSNSVFDLVREMKANGLSPLYRVVESFQSWETTVHEEDWDAIICSTREPFHSEIPVYLQYLNDKKLDIPVILLSDPDEFTKNLSYMKSGVNDLIDRKNLLRLTEVLERERRELVYRKEKNTTETFLYQSLKEIQLQKFALDQANIVSITDANGIITYVNDAFSKVTGYSVSELIGQNHRIMKSTDKTKEDWTKIWETIQKGKVWRGEIRNIKKDGSDYWADTTIVPFTGQDKSVFQYIAIHHDITDRKLAEQQLTHDAFYDNLTGLPNRALFLARIEQKIFAYNAKNLGYPILFCINIDNFKRINHSLGNDAGDQVLIIFSERLKQFSDSDAIITRLGADNFAILLSHILSIDEAVNYANRLLERLGDPIPIGGYEIYLTASSGISGFGLGGKEADVLLRNAEIAMFHAKSQKVGTVSVFNQAMQEKIHFQLEIQNDLKKALLQQEIFVYYQPILDIKENKIGHWEALVRWRHPQRGMVSPGEFIPLAEDSGLIVPITKFVLERAADVIEEVQLKQGLPISIAVNLSPQVFFDQNIFHWIVDLHNRRGIPYTSLQVEITESLAMKNLSETVPILSNLIDIGVKVALDDFGTGFSSLSYLEKLPLSILKIDKSFLNNVEEGSKESFLLVSIINMAHDLGYSVVAEGVEEFEQLELLKTYECDKIQGYWLSKPIGSEDVIPFINQFYLKQEKT from the coding sequence ATGGGAAGTCCAATCAGCGTTCTAATACTCGAAAACGATTCTAACAGCGTATTTGATCTCGTCAGAGAAATGAAGGCAAATGGCCTAAGTCCTCTTTACCGAGTGGTTGAGTCATTCCAATCATGGGAAACCACAGTCCACGAAGAAGATTGGGATGCCATCATCTGTAGCACAAGAGAACCCTTTCATTCAGAAATTCCCGTATATTTACAATACCTAAATGATAAAAAGTTAGACATTCCGGTGATTTTACTCAGTGACCCGGATGAATTTACGAAAAACTTAAGTTATATGAAATCTGGGGTCAACGATCTTATCGATCGAAAAAATCTCCTCCGTTTAACGGAGGTTCTAGAAAGAGAAAGAAGAGAATTAGTCTACCGAAAAGAAAAAAATACCACAGAAACTTTTTTATACCAATCCTTAAAAGAAATCCAACTCCAAAAGTTTGCATTAGACCAAGCTAATATTGTTTCTATTACTGATGCCAATGGCATCATTACTTATGTCAACGATGCTTTTTCCAAAGTAACTGGTTATAGTGTTTCTGAACTCATTGGCCAAAATCATCGAATTATGAAGTCAACAGACAAAACCAAAGAGGATTGGACAAAAATTTGGGAAACCATTCAAAAAGGAAAAGTTTGGCGGGGGGAAATTCGAAATATAAAAAAAGACGGTAGTGATTACTGGGCGGATACAACCATTGTTCCTTTTACTGGCCAAGATAAATCGGTATTCCAATACATTGCCATTCATCATGATATTACCGACAGAAAACTTGCCGAACAACAGTTAACTCATGATGCTTTTTACGATAACTTAACAGGATTACCTAATAGGGCACTCTTCCTTGCAAGGATTGAGCAAAAAATATTTGCTTACAATGCAAAGAACTTAGGATATCCCATTTTATTTTGTATTAATATTGATAACTTTAAACGAATCAACCATTCCCTCGGAAACGATGCAGGAGACCAAGTCCTCATCATTTTTTCGGAAAGATTGAAACAGTTTTCGGATTCTGATGCCATCATTACGAGACTTGGAGCCGACAATTTTGCCATTTTACTTTCTCATATTCTTTCTATTGATGAAGCAGTGAACTATGCGAATCGACTTTTAGAAAGATTGGGAGATCCTATTCCTATTGGAGGATATGAAATTTATTTAACAGCTTCTTCCGGGATCTCCGGTTTTGGACTTGGTGGAAAAGAAGCAGATGTACTTTTACGAAATGCAGAGATTGCGATGTTCCATGCGAAATCTCAAAAAGTGGGAACTGTATCTGTTTTCAACCAAGCGATGCAGGAAAAAATCCATTTCCAACTCGAAATCCAAAATGATTTAAAAAAAGCTCTCCTTCAACAGGAAATTTTTGTCTACTACCAACCTATACTAGATATCAAAGAAAATAAAATCGGACACTGGGAAGCCTTAGTTCGTTGGCGTCATCCACAAAGAGGGATGGTATCTCCTGGAGAGTTCATTCCTCTTGCCGAAGACTCTGGTCTCATCGTTCCCATTACCAAATTTGTTTTGGAAAGGGCTGCTGACGTAATTGAAGAAGTCCAACTCAAACAAGGATTACCAATCTCCATCGCTGTCAATTTAAGCCCCCAAGTATTTTTTGATCAAAATATCTTTCATTGGATTGTGGATCTACACAACCGCAGAGGGATACCTTATACCTCATTGCAAGTGGAAATTACAGAAAGTTTGGCGATGAAAAATCTATCGGAAACTGTTCCGATTCTTTCCAATTTAATTGATATTGGTGTAAAAGTTGCCCTTGATGATTTTGGAACAGGATTTTCTTCTCTTTCGTATTTAGAAAAGTTACCATTATCGATCTTAAAAATTGATAAATCATTTTTAAATAATGTAGAAGAAGGCTCTAAGGAAAGTTTTTTACTCGTATCCATAATCAATATGGCGCATGACTTAGGTTATTCGGTCGTTGCTGAAGGAGTCGAAGAATTTGAACAATTAGAGTTACTCAAAACCTATGAGTGCGATAAAATCCAAGGGTATTGGTTGTCCAAACCCATTGGAAGTGAAGATGTCATACCATTTATTAACCAATTTTATTTAAAACAGGAAAAAACATGA
- a CDS encoding response regulator has translation MTAVVGTDKETDVKRILVVEDERIIAINICSTLKQYGYNATYVSDANDAIEHIETEHFDLVLMDIMLNGPMDGIEIATIIKKTKEIPVIYLTAYSDEATINRAKATEPFGYLIKPFNSRDLYISVEMAIYKSQVQKHIRNVESRLAENQKWETIALVASGISHEVNNPLTSILNLADLIAAEAKKLGNPSLGEKASKIAEESDRIAKIIKNLVSYSQSTSSQWNYSNLGTILNDTRSFLHQYFLKEGIQCEIEVGDVPLAYCQPQKIKQVLLNLIQDARVRVNTREDTIGRKIAVSLQQAEEDGTNHILIQIKDNGAEDLMKGISQMNSLEVTKSIIAEHKGKMYRDENSSSWFFTLPIVKPL, from the coding sequence ATGACAGCAGTTGTGGGAACAGATAAAGAAACAGACGTTAAAAGAATCCTTGTGGTTGAGGACGAAAGGATCATTGCTATCAATATTTGTTCCACTCTGAAACAATACGGATACAATGCGACTTATGTTTCCGATGCGAACGATGCCATTGAACATATCGAAACAGAACATTTTGATTTGGTGCTCATGGATATCATGCTAAACGGTCCCATGGATGGAATTGAAATAGCAACCATCATCAAAAAAACAAAAGAAATTCCTGTGATCTACCTAACTGCTTATTCGGATGAAGCAACCATCAACCGAGCCAAAGCCACAGAACCTTTCGGGTATTTAATCAAACCATTTAACAGCCGTGATTTGTACATTTCGGTTGAAATGGCAATTTATAAATCGCAAGTACAAAAACACATACGTAATGTAGAGAGCCGACTAGCAGAAAATCAAAAATGGGAAACCATTGCTCTTGTCGCTTCCGGAATTTCTCATGAAGTAAACAATCCACTCACGTCCATTCTAAATTTAGCAGACCTGATTGCGGCAGAAGCTAAAAAATTAGGTAACCCTTCCTTAGGGGAAAAAGCTTCCAAAATTGCAGAAGAATCAGATCGAATTGCAAAGATCATTAAAAACCTAGTTTCCTATTCTCAGTCCACTTCCTCCCAATGGAATTATTCCAATTTGGGTACGATTTTAAACGACACTCGTTCCTTCCTCCACCAATACTTTTTAAAAGAAGGAATCCAATGTGAAATTGAAGTAGGGGATGTTCCTCTCGCCTACTGCCAACCCCAAAAGATCAAACAAGTCCTTCTCAATCTCATCCAAGATGCTAGGGTTCGTGTCAATACCAGGGAAGATACGATTGGAAGAAAAATTGCAGTTTCTTTGCAACAAGCAGAGGAAGATGGAACCAACCATATCCTAATTCAAATTAAAGACAATGGGGCAGAGGATTTAATGAAGGGAATCTCCCAAATGAATTCACTGGAAGTGACAAAAAGTATCATCGCAGAACACAAGGGAAAGATGTATCGAGATGAAAATTCTTCTTCTTGGTTTTTTACTCTACCAATCGTTAAACCACTGTAA
- a CDS encoding undecaprenyl-phosphate glucose phosphotransferase: MLKERSQSFKLLFLVTDFFIALTSFVFAYTIRYYLSPDSAFQIQTIDPLNYLILGIVLGFSQVLSFLSIDLYHPRRGLSFSDELFAIIAGVVLNLLVVLSLLFFFRGESFSRLVIAYFAICTVILTSFSHFILRFLMQYLRSKGFNLKSVLIIGTGKSAINFSETLKKHSIYGYMVKGFVAGKKNLSSKKIQTVTTTEKLEAYVEKNNIDLIVYALSHEEGDSLKGVIDIADFHGIDLKVIPSYEEIVTAKGRVEVLDGIPIISIRNIPLRLGYNLVLKRSFDILFSLLFIILFSPFYLLIALLIKLTSKGPIFYKQERVGLDNKVFGMIKFRSMVVQTKEKSDTLWTVKDDPRVTVVGAVLRKLSLDETPQFFNVLLGDMSVVGPRPERPFYVEKFRNEHQQYMRRHAAKAGITGWAQVQGFRGDTSIEKRIEADIFYIENWSLLLDIKIILLTPLKAIIDRNAY; the protein is encoded by the coding sequence ATGCTAAAAGAAAGAAGCCAATCCTTCAAACTCCTATTCCTTGTGACAGACTTTTTCATTGCACTCACAAGTTTTGTTTTTGCTTATACGATTCGTTATTATCTATCTCCTGATTCTGCGTTTCAGATCCAAACAATCGATCCATTAAACTATTTGATATTAGGTATTGTTCTTGGGTTCTCTCAAGTATTATCGTTTTTATCTATAGATTTGTATCATCCACGAAGAGGATTGTCCTTTTCCGATGAACTGTTTGCAATCATCGCTGGTGTGGTTCTAAATCTACTTGTTGTTTTATCTCTTTTGTTTTTCTTTCGAGGAGAAAGTTTTTCAAGACTTGTAATTGCTTATTTTGCGATTTGTACTGTCATCCTTACTTCCTTTTCCCATTTCATTTTACGTTTCCTGATGCAGTATTTAAGAAGTAAAGGATTCAATTTAAAATCTGTACTCATCATTGGTACAGGGAAATCTGCGATCAATTTTTCTGAGACCCTCAAAAAACATTCTATCTACGGATATATGGTAAAAGGTTTTGTTGCAGGAAAGAAAAACCTATCTTCCAAAAAAATACAAACGGTTACTACGACAGAAAAATTAGAAGCTTATGTCGAAAAAAATAATATCGATTTGATTGTTTATGCTTTGTCACACGAAGAAGGAGATTCTTTAAAAGGAGTCATAGATATTGCAGATTTTCACGGTATCGACCTAAAAGTAATTCCCAGTTACGAAGAAATTGTAACAGCAAAAGGAAGAGTAGAGGTATTGGATGGAATTCCCATTATCTCAATTCGAAATATTCCTTTAAGATTGGGATACAATTTAGTTTTAAAAAGAAGTTTTGATATTCTATTTTCTCTACTTTTTATCATCCTATTTAGCCCATTCTATCTTCTGATTGCATTACTCATAAAACTAACAAGTAAGGGACCAATCTTTTACAAACAAGAAAGGGTCGGACTCGACAATAAAGTTTTTGGAATGATTAAATTTCGGTCCATGGTAGTTCAAACCAAAGAAAAGTCAGACACACTTTGGACAGTGAAAGATGATCCACGAGTTACCGTCGTCGGCGCTGTTCTAAGAAAACTTTCCCTAGATGAAACTCCTCAGTTTTTTAATGTATTACTTGGTGACATGTCTGTTGTGGGACCAAGACCCGAACGTCCATTTTATGTGGAGAAATTTCGAAACGAACACCAACAGTATATGAGACGTCATGCGGCCAAAGCAGGGATTACTGGTTGGGCTCAAGTACAAGGATTTCGTGGAGATACTTCGATTGAAAAACGAATAGAGGCAGATATTTTTTATATTGAGAACTGGTCCTTACTGCTTGATATCAAAATCATTTTGCTCACACCCCTAAAAGCCATTATAGATAGGAACGCATACTGA